The nucleotide window TACAGGAATTGCTTCACTTTGATTTGCATGTAGCGAATGTAGAAGCATGGCATAATTTTTATCCAAGACCGGAGACCGGCTTAGATAAACGTTACGTTGAAGAAAAAAATCGCTGGTTTCACTCGTTTGGCATTACTACGATGGCTTTTATCCCAGGAGAAGAACCACGCGGTCCCATTTTTCAAGGATTGCCAACGGTAGAAGAACATCGTTATATGCGTACACTAGAAGCATATTTATCCTTGAAGCGGTATGGAACAGATAAAGTGTTGATTGGGGATATTTGTGCAAGTGATACTAGTATGGGGGAATTGGCTCAAGCTGAGTATGGTGTGATTCCGCTAAGATGTGAATCAATTCATGGAACAGCAGAAGATTTAAAACGAGTAGAAGGGATTCATACCAACCGGTTAGATCCAGCTCGTGATGTTATTCGTTCTGTTGAATCACGTTCTTATGCTATGCAAGGGGTAAGTGTTATGCCGCAGCAAACGATTGAACGCTCTATCGGCAGCATCACTATAGATAACGAGCGGTACGGACGATACAGTGGGGAGCTGCAAATTACAATAACTGATTTATGTGCGGATGAAAAAGTAAATGTTATTGGACGCATTTGTCGAGAAGATATTCCTCTTTTATCATATATTGGAGCCGGTCAGCGCTTTTTGTTACAAGTTAAAACAGAATTAAAATAAGAAAAAACGCCTAAAGCAGGCGTTTTTTCTTATTGGTTGTGTTAAAGCCTACTGTTGCGAATTAGCTAAAACTCCTGTGTGAAAATCAATAATGAAATTGAACAGAGCCTTCATATAAAAGTTCTCCTAACTTTGCTTAACAAGACTTTGTTATCATAATAGAATTACGCTTTTCTAAAAAGTAATTCTCATACTATATACTTTGTAGTAACATATACATAGATATTAGAACCTGGTTTTAATAGGAGGGTTTATAAATGGGTAAAATTGCATGGGTTACAGACAGCACAACATATATGACACAAGTCTTAAAAGAGCATCCGGATGTTTATGTTGTACCCCTTAGTGTTATTTTTGGAGAAGAAATATATGAGGATGGTATTACCATCACACAAGAAGAGATTTATGAACAAATGCGAAGCGGCAAAACGGCGACAACGTCACAGCCTCCTGTTGGTGTTTTTGCAGCATTATTTGAAGATTTGAAGACGCGATATGAAGAAGTAATTTTACTGCATGTGTCAGATAAATTAAGTGGCACTTTATCATCAAGCGTGCAGGCCGCGGATATGACGGGCATTACTTACCATGTAATTGACAGTAAAGTATTAACAATGGGTATTACATTTTTATTAGAAGAAGGCCTACATTTACAGCAACAAGGAAAAAGCATAGAGGAAATTATTGCAAGGCTACATGCCATTATTCCAACACTTGAAAATTATATTTTAATTGGCAACCTACAGCAGCTTCATCGTGGTGGACGGCTTACAAATGCGCAATTTGTACTTGGAACACTTTTAAACATCAAGCCCATTCTGCAAATTAAAGAGGGACTCATACAAGTATATGAAAAGGTTCGCTCGGAGAAAAAAGCTGTGAAGCTGGTTATGGAGCAATGTAAAACTGCTATAACAGCGCATGATGTACGTAAAGTGGCAATTATTCATGGTAATCGTCCGGAAGATGCGATTACGTGGAAAGAGGAGTTACTGCGCGTAAAGCCTGATCTGCATGTAGAAATTGTACCGCTCACATCCGTGTTAAGTGTACATGCGGGAGAAGGAACAATCGCAGCAATGTGGTATAACACAGCATTAGAAGGATGATAAGCTAAAAGCGAGGAAAGTATATGAAGATAGATATAGTACTAGAGGAGCATGAGAAATTTACAACTTTTTTAACCGCTAGAATTAGAGAATTTAATAATCAGCATTCTATTTATCATCGTGAAGCACGTAAAGAAGGTGCCAAACAACCAATTCATATTATTATTTCCAATGAGAATGAAGAATGGGTTGGTGGAATTACTGGAGAGGTCTACTGGAATTGGGCTGAAATTAATAAGTTTTGGTTTACAGAAGAATACCGTGGTCAGGGGTTGGGGACTGCTTTACTTGCTCAGTTTGAAAAGATTTCCGCTGAAAAAGGGGCTGAAAAAATATTACTGACCACGTTCGAGTTTCAAGCCCGTTCTTTCTACGAATCAAAAGGTTTCAAAGTAGTAGGAGAAATCAAAGATTATCCGCCAGGCAGTAGCTATTATACAATGGTAAAAGATTTATGAAAGATGCCCTCGGTAAATCCGGAGGGCATCTTTCATTTCTCTTATGGGTATATGACTTATTTATACACAAGTAAAACATTAAAAAAGTTTTTTTATAAGTTTATCTTTTTTTAAGAATTTATTTAGAAGGAGTTTAAACTTACAATTTACTATAAGTTTAGGTTGAGATAACAAGCTTCACATATCAAAGTAGTACAAGCAGTGAGAAGAGGAGTTGAGAGATGAAAAGGAAGGAGAAGGAAGCACAAATATGAAAATTTTGGTGTTTTCATTGCTTATATCAGCTGTAGTAATAGGGTGCAATAGGGAAGGTGGGCAAATGAAGTATGAAGCTAACACGGCAGTAGCTACTGATGAACGCTTGATTGAAGCAGTGAAAGCTGGAGAAAAAAAGGTAGTGAAAGAACTACTTAAAGAAGGTGTCAATATTAATGCACGGGACTATAAAGGCCAAACTGCTATTATGATTGCCACGTACAACAATGATGTTGCAACTGCAAAGCTTCTAATTGATGCAGGAGCAGACGTCAATATACAGGATGATATGCAAAACAATCCCTTTTTGTATGCAGGAGCAGAAGGATATATTGATATTC belongs to Ectobacillus sp. JY-23 and includes:
- a CDS encoding DUF871 domain-containing protein, whose protein sequence is MLGISVYLSNENKEKNEQWIAKAKSYGFQHIFTSLHIPEDDPSTYKELLMHLGKQALQHDMELMADVSPKSLSYLGLDYQTVTELKNWGVAGLRVDYGLEAKEVAQLSHSMKIALNASTVTEGFLQELLHFDLHVANVEAWHNFYPRPETGLDKRYVEEKNRWFHSFGITTMAFIPGEEPRGPIFQGLPTVEEHRYMRTLEAYLSLKRYGTDKVLIGDICASDTSMGELAQAEYGVIPLRCESIHGTAEDLKRVEGIHTNRLDPARDVIRSVESRSYAMQGVSVMPQQTIERSIGSITIDNERYGRYSGELQITITDLCADEKVNVIGRICREDIPLLSYIGAGQRFLLQVKTELK
- a CDS encoding DegV family protein encodes the protein MGKIAWVTDSTTYMTQVLKEHPDVYVVPLSVIFGEEIYEDGITITQEEIYEQMRSGKTATTSQPPVGVFAALFEDLKTRYEEVILLHVSDKLSGTLSSSVQAADMTGITYHVIDSKVLTMGITFLLEEGLHLQQQGKSIEEIIARLHAIIPTLENYILIGNLQQLHRGGRLTNAQFVLGTLLNIKPILQIKEGLIQVYEKVRSEKKAVKLVMEQCKTAITAHDVRKVAIIHGNRPEDAITWKEELLRVKPDLHVEIVPLTSVLSVHAGEGTIAAMWYNTALEG
- a CDS encoding N-acetyltransferase; translation: MKIDIVLEEHEKFTTFLTARIREFNNQHSIYHREARKEGAKQPIHIIISNENEEWVGGITGEVYWNWAEINKFWFTEEYRGQGLGTALLAQFEKISAEKGAEKILLTTFEFQARSFYESKGFKVVGEIKDYPPGSSYYTMVKDL